From a single Leopardus geoffroyi isolate Oge1 chromosome E1, O.geoffroyi_Oge1_pat1.0, whole genome shotgun sequence genomic region:
- the SNF8 gene encoding vacuolar-sorting protein SNF8 isoform X1, producing the protein MHRRGVGAGAIAKKKLAEAKYKERGTVLAEDQLAQMSKQLDMFKTNLEEFASKHKQEIRKNPEFRVQFQDMCATIGVDPLASGKGFWSEMLGVGDFYYELGVQIIEVCLALKHRNGGLITLEELHQQVLKGRGKFAQDVSQDDLIRAIKKLKALGTGFGIIPVGGTYLIQSVPAELNMDHTVVLQLAEKNGYVTVSDIKASLKWETERARQVLEHLLKEGLAWLDLQAPGEAHYWLPALFTDLYSQEITAEEAREALP; encoded by the exons ATGCATCGCCGCGGGGTGGGAGCCGGCGCCATCGCCAAGAAGAAGCTGGCCGAG GCCAAGTACAAGGAGCGAGGAACTGTCTTGGCTGAGGACCAGCTGGCCCAG ATGTCAAAGCAGTTGGACATGTTCAAGACCAACCTGGAGGAATTTGCCAGCAAGCATAAGCAGGAGATCCGGAAGAATCCGGAATTCCGGGTGCAGTTCCAGGACATGTGCGCCACCATCGGGGTGGATCCTCTGGCCT CTGGAAAAGGATTTTGGTCTGAGATGCTAGGCGTGGGAGATTTCTATTATGAGCTGGGTGTTCAGATCATCGAAGTGTGCCTGGCCCTGAAGCACCGGAATGGAG GTCTGATAACTCTGGAGGAACTACATCAGCAGGTGTTAAAAGGAAGGGGCAAATTCGCACAGGATGTCAGCCA AGACGACCTTATCAGGGCCATCAAGAAGCTGAAGGCGCTCGGCACCGGCTTTGGCATCATCCCCGTGGGTGGCACCTACCTCATTCAGTCTGTTCCGGCTGAGCTCAATATGGACCACACGGTGGTGCTGCAGCTGGCGGAG aAAAATGGCTACGTGACCGTCAGCGATATCAAAGCCAGTCTTAAATGGGAGACCGAGCGAGCGCGGCAAGTGCTG GAACATCTGCTGAAGGAAGGGCTGGCCTGGCTGGACCTACAGGCCCCCGGGGAGGCCCACTACTGGCTGCCCGCTCTTTTCACGGACCTCTACTCCCAGGAGATTACAGCCGAGGAGGCCAGAGAAGCCCTCCCCTGA
- the SNF8 gene encoding vacuolar-sorting protein SNF8 isoform X3, whose translation MHRRGVGAGAIAKKKLAEAKYKERGTVLAEDQLAQMSKQLDMFKTNLEEFASKHKQEIRKNPEFRVQFQDMCATIGVDPLASGKGFWSEMLGVGDFYYELGVQIIEVCLALKHRNGGLITLEELHQQVLKGRGKFAQDVSQDDLIRAIKKLKALGTGFGIIPVGGTYLIQSVPAELNMDHTVVLQLAEASPKGTSLSRVGKPVVPGRMLGS comes from the exons ATGCATCGCCGCGGGGTGGGAGCCGGCGCCATCGCCAAGAAGAAGCTGGCCGAG GCCAAGTACAAGGAGCGAGGAACTGTCTTGGCTGAGGACCAGCTGGCCCAG ATGTCAAAGCAGTTGGACATGTTCAAGACCAACCTGGAGGAATTTGCCAGCAAGCATAAGCAGGAGATCCGGAAGAATCCGGAATTCCGGGTGCAGTTCCAGGACATGTGCGCCACCATCGGGGTGGATCCTCTGGCCT CTGGAAAAGGATTTTGGTCTGAGATGCTAGGCGTGGGAGATTTCTATTATGAGCTGGGTGTTCAGATCATCGAAGTGTGCCTGGCCCTGAAGCACCGGAATGGAG GTCTGATAACTCTGGAGGAACTACATCAGCAGGTGTTAAAAGGAAGGGGCAAATTCGCACAGGATGTCAGCCA AGACGACCTTATCAGGGCCATCAAGAAGCTGAAGGCGCTCGGCACCGGCTTTGGCATCATCCCCGTGGGTGGCACCTACCTCATTCAGTCTGTTCCGGCTGAGCTCAATATGGACCACACGGTGGTGCTGCAGCTGGCGGAG GCTTCGCCCAAGGGCACTTCTTTGTCCCGTGTGGGTAAACCCGTTGTTCCTGGGCGGATGCTGGGCTCTTAG
- the SNF8 gene encoding vacuolar-sorting protein SNF8 isoform X2: MSKQLDMFKTNLEEFASKHKQEIRKNPEFRVQFQDMCATIGVDPLASGKGFWSEMLGVGDFYYELGVQIIEVCLALKHRNGGLITLEELHQQVLKGRGKFAQDVSQDDLIRAIKKLKALGTGFGIIPVGGTYLIQSVPAELNMDHTVVLQLAEKNGYVTVSDIKASLKWETERARQVLEHLLKEGLAWLDLQAPGEAHYWLPALFTDLYSQEITAEEAREALP; the protein is encoded by the exons ATGTCAAAGCAGTTGGACATGTTCAAGACCAACCTGGAGGAATTTGCCAGCAAGCATAAGCAGGAGATCCGGAAGAATCCGGAATTCCGGGTGCAGTTCCAGGACATGTGCGCCACCATCGGGGTGGATCCTCTGGCCT CTGGAAAAGGATTTTGGTCTGAGATGCTAGGCGTGGGAGATTTCTATTATGAGCTGGGTGTTCAGATCATCGAAGTGTGCCTGGCCCTGAAGCACCGGAATGGAG GTCTGATAACTCTGGAGGAACTACATCAGCAGGTGTTAAAAGGAAGGGGCAAATTCGCACAGGATGTCAGCCA AGACGACCTTATCAGGGCCATCAAGAAGCTGAAGGCGCTCGGCACCGGCTTTGGCATCATCCCCGTGGGTGGCACCTACCTCATTCAGTCTGTTCCGGCTGAGCTCAATATGGACCACACGGTGGTGCTGCAGCTGGCGGAG aAAAATGGCTACGTGACCGTCAGCGATATCAAAGCCAGTCTTAAATGGGAGACCGAGCGAGCGCGGCAAGTGCTG GAACATCTGCTGAAGGAAGGGCTGGCCTGGCTGGACCTACAGGCCCCCGGGGAGGCCCACTACTGGCTGCCCGCTCTTTTCACGGACCTCTACTCCCAGGAGATTACAGCCGAGGAGGCCAGAGAAGCCCTCCCCTGA
- the UBE2Z gene encoding ubiquitin-conjugating enzyme E2 Z has translation MAESPTEEAATATAGAGAAGPGASGVAGVVGVSGSGFGPPFLPDVWAAAAAAGGAGGPGSGLAPLPGLPPSAAAHGAALLSHWDPTLSSDWDGERTAPQCLLRIKRDIMSIYKEPPPGMFVVPDTVDMTKIHALITGPFDTPYEGGFFLFVFRCPPDYPIHPPRVKLMTTGNNTVRFNPNFYRNGKVCLSILGTWTGPAWSPAQSISSVLISIQSLMTENPYHNEPGFEQERHPGDSKNYNECIRHETIRVAVCDMMEGKCPCPEPLRGVMEKSFLEYYDFYEVACKDRLHLQGQTMQDPFGEKRGHFDYQSLLMRLGLIRQKVLERLHNENAEMDSDSSSSGTETDLHGSLRV, from the exons ATGGCGGAGAGTCCAACTGAGGAGGCGGCGACGGCGACGGCGGGCGCCGGGGCGGCAGGCCCCGGGGCGAGCGGCGTCGCCGGTGTTGTTGGCGTTAGCGGCAGCGGGTTCGGGCCGCCTTTCCTGCCGGATGtgtgggcggcggcggcggcagcgggcggggccggggggccggggaGCGGCCTGGCTCCGCTGCCCGGGCTCCCGCCCTCGGCCGCTGCCCACGGGGCCGCGCTGCTTAGCCACTGGGACCCCACACTCAGCTCCGACTGGGACGGCGAGCGAACCGCGCCGCAGTGTCTACTTCGGATCAAGCG GGATATCATGTCCATTTATAAGGAGCCTCCTCCAGGAATGTTCGTTGTTCCTGATACTGTTGACATGACTAAG ATTCATGCATTGATCACAGGCCCATTTGACACTCCTTATGAAGGGGGTTTCTTCCTGTTCGTGTTTCGGTGTCCGCCCGACTATCCCATCCACCCACCTCGGGTCAAACTGATGACAACGGGCAATAACACAGTGAGGTTTAACCCCAACTTCTACCGCAATGGGAAAGTCTGCTTGAGTATTCTAGG TACGTGGACCGGCCCTGCCTGGAGCCCAGCCCAGAGCATCTCCTCTGTGCTCATCTCTATCCAGTCCCTAATGACTGAGAACCCCTATCACAATGAGCCTGGCTTTGAGCAG GAGAGGCATCCAGGAGACAGCAAAAATTACAATGAATGTATTCGGCATGAGACCATCAGAGTGGCAGTCTGCGACATGATGGAAGGAAAGTGTCCCTGCCCTGAACCTTTACG AGGGGTGATGGAGAAGTCCTTCCTGGAGTATTACGACTTCTATGAGGTGGCTTGCAAAGATCGGCTGCACCTTCAGGGCCAGACTATGCAG GACCCTTTTGGAGAGAAGCGTGGCCACTTTGACTACCAGTCCCTCTTGATGCGCCTGGGACTGATTCGTCAGAAAGTGCTGGAGAGGCTCCATAATGAGAACGCCGAAATGGACTCTGATAGCAGTTCGTCTGGGACAGAGACAGACCTGCACGGGAGCCTGAGGGTTTAG
- the ATP5MC1 gene encoding ATP synthase F(0) complex subunit C1, mitochondrial, with protein MQTTGALLIPSALIRCCTRDLIRPVSASFLSRSEIPSKQPSYCSSPLQVARREFQTSVVSRDIDTAAKFIGAGAATVGVAGSGAGIGTVFGSLIIGYARNPSLKQQLFSYAILGFALSEAMGLFCLMVAFLILFAM; from the exons ATGCAGACCACCGGGGCACTACTCATTCCTTCTGCTCTG ATCCGCTGTTGTACCAGGGATCTCATCCGGCCTGTGTCTGCATCCTTCTTGAGTAGGTCAGAGATCCCATCTAAACAG CCGTCCTACTGCAGCTCCCCGCTCCAGGTGGCCCGGCGGGAGTTCCAGACCAGTGTCGTCTCCCGGGACATTGACACAGCAGCCAAGTTTATTGGCGCCGGGGCTGCCACAGTTGGTGTGGCCGGCTCAGGGGCTGGCATCGGAACAGTGTTTGGCAGCCTGATCATTGGCTATGCCAG GAACCCGTCTCTCAAGCAGCAACTCTTCTCCTATGCCATTCTGGGCTTTGCCCTGTCTGAGGCCATGGGGCTCTTCTGTTTGATGGTCGCCTTCCTCATCCTCTTCGCCATGTGA